From the Hevea brasiliensis isolate MT/VB/25A 57/8 chromosome 13, ASM3005281v1, whole genome shotgun sequence genome, the window CATTCCAAGCTTAAGCACCAATAATAATTCCagaatatatatatctatatatatatatatagagagagagagagagagagagagaagattaAGAACAAAAATACAAGAACAAAAAAGAGGTGTGACCATTTGGGGGTGGCATTCGACCGAGCGTGGGCATCGAATTCTTCAAGGATGCGGGAGATGGCTTTGAAGAGACTGATAGCTCGAGTTTTTACGGACTCCAAATTGAGCTGCTGTACCACCGCCTGGTTCAGCCTCTCCGCTACCAGCATCTGCGGTGGTGGTTGTTGATTTTGGAGCTGAGATTGGCCTTGCATCATTCCCTCCATTCCTGCGACTATTTGGTTTCTTTGCTTTGATTCGATGCGCTTTTGACACGAGAAAGTGCCGCTGGAACCCACTTCTTCAAAGCACTGTTGATTTGGAAGAACCTCGTGTTATTATGATAAATAAACGCTAGACCCATTCATCGTCCATGGCTAGCCGTTAGCCCGGTCCAGCCTGCCACATTTACATCggttttaattttcctttttaatataaaaataattttacatataaaatatattttttccgtctttttaaaaaaataattaaataatattatttttattaaaaattaataattaaataaaatgtatttataatatcatagaaaaatattaaaaagagatgaatacaataaaattaaaaagataattagtatttttttaatttttaaaataacaaaTAGATCAATTTTTTTTAGTTATACATTACAATGGAACGGGGattaattattaagaaaatataaaaataaaaaatatttaaaactttaatgtaattttgaaattatttaaaaaaataatatttatttaaaaaaatactatTAAAAATGAGTATTTTTAACAAGTCAattccactttttttttttcgaaaatataatcaaatgcttttaaaaatatcattgatcatttttaataacattttaaaaagtatatatttatatacttctaaaaatataattttcaataacatttcaGAAGTGCgtaattaaatatttttcaaaaagtcACTATAagagtatttttaaaaatatgtaaaataaaagataaaattttttaaaagtatataattattatttttatttgtgttttttttattattttaatttaattatttccttttttaatgagtgcacaataaaaatatattttaaatttatttaaataaaatgattttttactattttaaaattatttaaaattaaaattaaatacaaaagtaaaacaattataatattataagaaCTCTACCTAATGGATAAATtaggaattttattttattttttgtgtgttttaagttttttttaggataaattataatataattttttaaatttcataaaattaataattttgtttttatattttaaaaatcaaataagttaatttgtcattttttattttatctatagattaatttatttgcttaatttctatttaatgtatcattaattataataaaaatatcaaaatactcTCAATTCTATTTTCaatataaaacaattaaattttgatattttattttattaacaaaataatattttatatttaaactttatattaaattaataaattttatgtttgaattatattatgttctaaaaaatgtttaaattatattattaaatttatatttaaatatattaaatttaaaatataatgaataaaatataatatatatatatatatatgtatatatatgtatattacaCATTAAAGAAAAAatgattgaataaaattaaaaaataaaaaaaaataattgtacACCTTTAATCATGTACTATGAAAATAATATTgggaataatatttttaaaaatatatgttaTGTGATTCTAAAAATGTCATTAAAAATAGTATTTCTAAAGATATATGGCtatgttattttaaaaatataattgaaaattatatttttaaaagaataagactgtattttctgataaaaaaattattgatttaacttataaaaaaatttatttcctaataatattttcttaaataaatattattttcataTATAGTTTTAAATTCATATTAAATTTGTAAgcagttttttatttttatattttttttaaataattaatccaTGGAATGGAGGgagtattatttaattaaaaaattattatttttaatataattaattatatttaaaaatttcaatacaaaatcttatgattttaataatgatttaaataaaaacagatttttatatattttttaaaaattatattaaaagaattttttataactatttatttattaaaaaatactattgtaatttattaaattatagaccataatattatttatattaaccAAAATGTGTCCTGACCCACCTGGTATTGCCGTTAAAATTATGTCGTAATCTCGTCGGATTGAAGATCCATTCATCTGCGTCCAAAATTGTCTTCCTAGTTTCGTTCAGAGACTCGAGAAGTGGATTCGCAGCTCCAGGTAAGAATACGATATTAGGGTTAACGTGTATTAATTTGTATTTTCTCGTTTGGTGGTTTATATTCTGTTGGTAATAAAATGAAATTACTGTTAAAGATTTATATGGATCGCAGAATTTGCGTTTTTAGCTTTGATTGCTGTTTCATGTTCGTAATAATTAGGGTAAGGATATGATATAGAACAATGGAGTTGTGGGATTGTCCCTTTAGATTTTTAGGGATTAATAAAAGAATTATCAGGCATAAAGAGATGTATTAATTGagaaaggctataaatttatcaagGGAAGGTGatttttctacaatttttctcctTGGCAGTCTTTCTTGATTGGGCTAAGATGTCGGCTTTTGATAATGTTGTTGGTGGGAAGCTGAAACTTAAGGGAAAAGCCTTGAATGTAAAGCCTGGTGGaatgaagaggaaaaagaaacaTAAGAAACACAATGATCAAGTTTCTCAAGTCTTGGAAAACGAGCTTTCTGCAGGTCTGCTATCCTCCTTTGCTTGGTCTAATTTAATTTGGTCTGGCACTTCAAATTCATTTCTTCAATATTTGCTCTTTACTTCAATTACTGTATAAAGCATGCTCAGAGATCTTGAGTGTTATATTCGGCAGCCGCCAATGTTCTTAATGTCATGTTAGTCTCTAAAGCCAGGGAACAAAACCACCGCCATGAAATTTGTCCCTTGTGAGCTTGACTCTAGGCGTAAAGAGATGGAAGGGAAGAAGAGGGAAAACTGTTGGTGTCTCAATTAACACTTACACTCCGTTTGAACGCACATACATTGCTGCTTCATAGCACTTGGTGCCATAGAAATCCGTTGAACTCACTACTGCTAAGTGGCAGCGGCTTTATTTCTTAGTCAGTTCATCTAGCCTTATGAAAGAAAGTGATGATAATGTCTAAAATTTTAGTAACAAATTCTGACCAATTTGCTGCCAATTTCTGTTATTGCCATGATTAGAGGCAAATTTTTGGTTTAACCCGTTGGTGGAAGAGGCTTATTTTTGGTCTTCCTCTTTCTAAAACTTGATTTCTGGTTGTAAATTTTTTTCCTGGATTTGAATAAAAATTACTGAGAATGGTCAAGCAGATGATATTTTCCTCGTTACAATCTTCTTTTCCTCCTCTCTATAGAATCGCCATTCATTTTGGTATATGGTGCAGGCCAAAACACAGAAGAGTTAACTGTCAATGGTGAGGATGTAGCTAACGACAGTGGCAAATTGAGCGAAGCAGGGAAGGCTGCTCTTTACGATGATCATCTGACAGCTGCAGAGAGACGATACATAGAGCAGAGAGAGAAGATTGATCTCCACAGGATGGCCAAAGAAGCTAATAAATCTCATCGTGATAGGATTCAAGATTTCAACCAGTATTTGGCGAACATGAGTGAGCATTACGATATTCCTAAAGTTGGGCCTGGCTAAAAGATCCACGGTCCACTGCTTAAAGCATGAAGACTAGCTTTCTGACATAAGCTTCTCTAGCAACTTAAGGAAAAGCATGGAGCCAAGGAAACTTGTTATTCAAAGTCTCCTCCGTTTTATTTGTAATTTCATACTTGTGTGCTTTGCAGCATATTTATTGTCTGGAGTGGATGCTAATGTTCTTGACTAGGGTGGTTTTTGTCATATGAAATTCTCGTGCGCTTTAATTGTTGATTTGTTTACACCCCTCGCAATAGTTAGAGGATTCTTGGTTGTGATTAGGGCTGAGCACAATATggttcaaaccgaaaaatcgaatcgaaccgattcaattcggttcaatcggttcggttttaaaagttaatcggtttgattcgattttaatttataaaaatttcggttatttcggttcgattcgattttgaagagaaaaaatcgaaccgaaccgaatagtgatttatatagtcaaatcaaattaaatcgaaccgaatcaatttttgaattaatttatttttatggaaaatttatgaattatatttaattatatatatattaattatttaatttcattgattaatgattattaggttcaaaccaaagttaaaattagaccaaataatttgaaaatcaagtttaaattaaaaaatcaatcaaaaatcaaactgaTCGATTTAAACCGAACAGAACCGAATTAAAGCGGttcgatttgattcaatttttcactaatttcgattcgattcgatttctaaaattgacAGTTcagttttaataatttaattcggttcgattcgattcggttcgatttgaaccgattgctcacccctaGTTGTGATACTCTGGAAATCTTTCATTTGATGgacagaaataaaaaaataataacagcAGAGGAACCGCTAAAATGTGACGTGAATAACGTCAACCATATTAAATTACACAATCAATTAGTCCCCACTTTCCACAACTGAGAAATTTGAAAGATATTAATCATCCGATTAAGAGGGTAATATTTAAatgttcaaataataataaattaaatcatacaTGTTACCACCTGAATAGACCTTATTGAATAAATATATATGGAATAGTTATTGTCCCCTTCCGCCCAGTAGAACTGAAAATGAAATTTGACAGTAGTACATAGTAACTGTCGCAACCCAACTAAAATTATAGCCAAACAAAGCACCACAACATGGACAATAGACATACCAACACTGCGTCTTTATGGAATCTAACAAACAAAGAAACCAAAATTTCGAACTACTAAATCATCGGGTCTCATCATCCAGGGCACGGAAACCTGCAGTTAGATCCTCGTGCAACTTGCTGAATTTTGCCACAAGAGCCGCTTCTCCCTCTGCTGGATCCTCAAATTTCTGAGACCTGCAACCAACGATGACCAACTAGATCTTAATATAATTATCTTTGATAGTTGAATAGATTTCCCTCTTCCCCCACCCCCACCCCCTTTTTTTCATTTTCGTTTGAAGGAGACACCCGCAAGCATCATCATTTTCCTTACACTAAACGGTAGAAGAGATCTCCCAACCGATGCTTGATGAGGCTGTATGTTATCTTCTGGCCATCCATACCAGCTGCTCTCTCCACACTCTGCAAGTATAAAAGATCCATGACCATGCTACGTCTTTAGATTGTTGTACATCTATACAGATATATTTAAGCTTATCATGTTTAAACTACCAAGTACCAAAGTTTCCCATGCGCCAAACACAATGACAAAGATTCACATATTCCTTTTTTGAAGATGCCAATACTTACTACTAACACTATGTCCTGCAGAACAAAATTAGTTCACAAGGCTCCCTAGAAAAGCAAGTGTGGAAAATGAAAAGCAAGATAACTACAAAAATCAATGAAAGCACTCCACCATGATAAAACCTTATTTTCAAGCCCCTTTTCAAATCCATGTTCTCAGCAACAAAGAGAAACACCACAAGCATCACTGAAAAATTATAACTGCTACTGAAAATCACCATATTCAGAGTGGAAGGCAAGAGAAGTAAATGCACAAAGCAATTCTGTTTCTTCCCGTCACTTATTCCAGGAGAAACTTACAGAGATAAAAAAGGGGAAAAGGAGGAAGAGAAAACAATCAAAAAAGAAGGGGGCCAAAAAAAAGATCTACTAGGCATGTTATAAAATAGACTCTGGAAACAGTAAATTGAATACAAGCTGCTTCTCTCCTTCTTTATACACATGAAAAAAGGGGGAGGGGGGATGATCTACctgattggccaaattgtaaaaATGAATTATGTTGCGCATCATCCAAACAGACTTGTAGAAAGGACAGAATTTGTCATATCTGTGTCATTCAAAAGACATTCAGAGAATCATTACTAAATTACAAATAAATTGATTGAAATCATTCAGATATATTTCATAGAAAGATTCAACAGAGAAGCTGAAGCTTACGGAGTAAATGCATTCTGAGCAAGATAGTCTTCTCTCAAAAGCTTTGCAGTCTCCAAAATGATCTTATCTGTCTCAGCTAAAGCATCCTTTCCAACAAGCTGCATACCAAAATAGCCATTGGCATTCAACAATTAGATTTAAGAAGTGCAACAAGTCTAACATTCTATTTGATTTCAGGAAGAATTGGGGTCTCAAATGGTCCAAACGACTGATCAGACAGGCCCCACAAATTCTGCTGAATGTTGTGCTCCAGAGTACATATCTACATCATCCAATTAAAAAAAGCAGGAGAATACAAGCATAAATCTGACTAATGTATAGTTCTCAGAGAAAAAATGATTAGTAACAGCATGCCCATCACACATAGCTCACCAATTCTCCATCCATACAATGTCCTCAAAAGTTAGAGGCAAGTCACATATTCCACTCATTTTGGGCCTTGGGGACTTAGAATAAAACAGATGTTGGAATAGGTAGCCTACCTGGACTATTTCATTTAGATCATCCTCTCTCTGTAGCACTTCACGGGCCTTTGTCCTGATGTTAATAAAATCTGGATCAAATTGATCATAGAAAGACTCCAGTGCCTAGAAAAAGAAGAGaaacaataaaataaataatgacaGCTGCATGCAATATAGGGATCAAAGGCAAAAAGGTCTGAAAACCATTATACAAGGATTGTAAAGAAATTGCTAACGTACTGATGAGTACTTTGAGTAGGAAATAAGCCAATTAACAGAAGGGAAATGCTTCCTCTGGGCGAGTTTCTTGTCCAAACCCCAGAAgacctataaaaatccaaatgggcAATTCCATCAACAACAATAACAGATACAAAGAGGCTAAACACGTTCTGCAGATGCACCAGATGAAGAATATCACTACAGTTGCACCCAGGCCATCCAAGGAAAAAGGCAATGCTGCCTAATTTGCAATTGCACATTACTATTGGCACCTTCAAATACAAAAAGAGTCACTTAATATAGGATGTATACAATTACCTGGACAATACTGAGGGTAGCTGAAGTAACAGGATCTGAAAAATCTCCACCAGGAGGGGAAACAGCACCAACAATTGTGACGCTACCAGTTCGTTCTGGTGATCCAAGACATTTTACTTTACCAGCACGCTCATAAAATGAGGCTAAACGTGCTGCCAAATAAGCAGGATATCCACTATCTGCAGGCATTTCTGCCTGCAAGAAAAAGTCAAGTCATGAACAATTAGAGTTATCAGGATAACACATTTTTTAACAGCACAATGAAAAAGTTAACATGATAGATGCTAGTTCGCAGCTAAATGCATCCATAAAATAACAATAGAATAGTAACAAACTGTAAATCTGTATACTCTAATTATACAACACTTACCTACTATACTATATAACCCTAACTACAACTGCAATATAATAGAGTTAATAGTATGGAGGCGTTGAAGCCCTTGAATGTCGGGCTCAATGATGCTTTTACAAATGGTTCTGTAATCAGTTCATTATAATTTGATGAATATCAGAGATCATTCAATCTCTGGCAACATTCATGATTAACTATATTCACCTTCTCCATA encodes:
- the LOC110665707 gene encoding uncharacterized protein LOC110665707 yields the protein MSAFDNVVGGKLKLKGKALNVKPGGMKRKKKHKKHNDQVSQVLENELSAGQNTEELTVNGEDVANDSGKLSEAGKAALYDDHLTAAERRYIEQREKIDLHRMAKEANKSHRDRIQDFNQYLANMSEHYDIPKVGPG